The DNA region TTGTATTCCGCATCAGAAATTAATCCTGCTGCTTTTGCTTGACCAAGTCCACCGTTGTACTGAGCATACGCAGTATTAAGTTGAGTAACCTGTGCCGCAGCGAGACCCGCGATCGGCATCGCTGGAACTGTCGTGAAGTATGGAATAGAAGTAACATTCGGAATATTCGCCATCACTCCTTTTGCGCCATTTGCAGTAAGCGCAGTGATGTAGTTAGAAATTACGCCCGCAAAAACCGTAGGATCGGTAATGTCATTAGGTCCGTAAGTTCCAGGGTTCATATTTCCTGTTTGATCAACTCCTGTTCCTCCGCTTGTAGCATATGACAATACGTCGTTGTTCCCAATCCATAATGAGAAAAATGTCGGAGCTTGACTCACTGCGTCAGCAATAACAGATGATGTCGCGCTGGTTGCAAACCTCACGTAATAAGGGTTTGCAGTTCCATTTGCCAATCCAGCCATACTACGATAACCATTCGCGCCTAAGTGAAAAGATTTCGCGCCAGGAACTCCTAAGTTTTGGTAAGGACCTCCTGAAGTTACGTTGTCAAGTGCCGCACCTGGCGCTGTAGGACCTGGAGTCAATGCTCCATTTACCACTGAAAGCACATATTTTCCAGCGAAATCTCCGGTGGTCGGATTAAAGAGGTTGGTAAATCCGCCCGAATTATTTGGCATCATTGGTTGCTTGAAAGCGCCACCTCCCGCTAACTGCATTTGTTTCGCAATCATAGAAGGGTAAGATTCATTTTGCCCATCGATGTACAAAGCATTATCCCGATAACCTGATGTAAGGGAATTCCCCAACGCAACATACTTGCTGAAGTTGGCTTCACCACTGGTTACCGCAACGCTGCTTACATCGGTATCAAAATCTGTTTTACAGCTTACCGTAAACAATAAGGCAGAAACGGCAACTGTTGAAATTAATATTTTTTTCATGTGTATATTCTTCTTTATTAAATGTAAATTGAATCTGTCTTAAAACGCGTTGTATGAAAGACCCAAACCAAAGTAAAGCGCTTTAGCTTTCGCCTGACCATAGAAATTGTAATACGCATTTTCTACATTTCTTGGTTTAGGGAACGCCATTCCTCCTGCAACATCAACTCCAAATCTTCCCATTTTATATCCAAGTCCCGCTGTTACAACACTTGAATTAAATGATGGAGTTTCTGGAATAAAATCAGCATCTGCATAAGGTGACTCGTCATAGTAATAACCCAATCTCGCAGCAAGATTTGGTAAAACCATATACTGGGTTCCGATTCTGTAGGTTTTAGTATCCTTAAAGTTTTTTGGAGTTACCATAATGGTTCTGTCCTGTTGATTACCCACTAATGCGTGGTCGAAATCCAGGGTAAGTTTGTCGTACTTGCTCCATCCGCTGTAATTGAAGTCAGCAGAAACGCTCCATTTCGGTGTTACTTTATAAGTTGCACCAACGGTGTACTCGTCAACCAAAGGAAGTGTTGCCTTGAAACCGTCAACTCCGCCGCTGTTTGCAGGAAGGCCGATTCCGGAGAAAAGAGCAGGAGAAACTTTGAACGTCGCTTTTCCTTTTGTTGCCTCCATATCTACTTTGGAACGGTATGCAATACTCAAATCCAATTTATCGATCGGTCGCAGGTAAACTCCTAATCCCCATCCGTTACCGTGGGCTTTGTCGTCGTGTAGGTTCAGGTTACCATCAAGTTGAGTAATGGCTTTGTCCCAGTCAACAAGTCCTTTAGCATAAATAAAGCTTGCTCCGATGGATGCCCAACTTGCAACTTTTACCGAGAACATTGGCTGGAAGTAGAAACCTTTAAGTTCCATTTTCTGAACCATTTCTTTTCCTGCCCAGTCATTTCCCCACTCAATCGTACTACCGAACGGCGTTGCAAAACTGAATCCCAAAGTAAGTGGTTCTACAGGTCGGTAAGTTACCGCCGCATAAATCGGTGTTCCCAGCGGGCTGTTCGTTTTTGCAGAATAAAGAGTGTTCAGGTTTTGGTATTCAACCTCTGATTTCGCACCAAATCCACCAGCTGCAAAACTGAATTTCTCTGGAATGAAGGAAATTCCCGCCGGATTGAAAAACGCAACACTTGCGTCTTCGGCATGCGCGCTTGTGTGAGCCATCGCCAACTGCTTAACCCCCTGCAATGAAACACGGAATCCTCCCGCATAAACCATCGCACCAGCTAAGAGCGCCATAGATACAATAATTTTTTTCATAAAGTTCATTATTAATGGTTTCAAATATAAAATTATTTTTCAAACATGTGTTAATAAATCTTAAATTTTTTCAAACAACTTATATTTAAGTCATAATGTTTAATTTTTAGGAACAACAAAACTTTTGATAAACTCCCAATTTTTCAAGAAATCTCACACCTTGTTTTGCAGTAACCTAAGAATTGTTTAAATCAAATTTATTCAGTAAAAATGGCTATTTATGTGCAACAGTCAATTGTATGATTAACATATGATTTAAATTTTCATTGAATAATTCGTAAATAATTTAACAAATCCAATTATTTTTGTAAAATCGGACTCTACTAATTTACTCAAAAAAATTTATACTAAATTTGCACGGATAATTATTATATAAATATGAGTTGTGGATGCAAAACATCCGGCGATTCTTCCCATTCTTGCGGAACAAAATCCGCAATTGGCTGTGAAAATGTAGATACCTGCGGAAATAGCTATAAATTAAGCGTTTTCGACTGGCTCTCGAACATCAATAATCCTTCTCAATCGAAATTCGATTTTGTGGAAGTAAGGTTCAAGAACGATCGGAAACTTTTTTATAAAAACGTGCACAATTTGCCGCTCCATATTGGGAGTGTAGTAACAGTAGAATCGAGTCCGGGTCACGATATAGGTGTGGTAAGTCTCACCGGAGAGCTGGTTAAAATTCAGATGAAAAAGAAAAGAGCTTCTGAAGAAAACCCTCTCAAAGTTTACCGAATCGCCAACCAAAAAGATGTCGAGGTTTGGCAACAGTCGAGAGCCAAGGAAGAATCCGTAAAAATTCAGGCAAGGAAAATTGCTTACGCACTGCACCTTGAAATGAAAATTACTGATGTAGAATTCCAGGGAGACGGACAGAAGGTAACTTTCTATTACACCGCTGATAATCGCGTGGATTTCAGACAGTTAATTAAAGAATACGCTGCAGCGTTCCGCACCAAAATCGACATGAAGCAGATCGGTTTCCGGCAGGAAGCGGCGAAAGTTGGAGGCATTGGTTCCTGTGGAAGAGAGCTGTGCTGTTCAACCTGGCTCACTGATTTCAGATCCGTAAACACCAATGCTGCACGTTATCAGCAACTAAGCATCAATCCGCAGAAATTGGCGGGACAATGCGGAAAACTGAAATGCTGCCTCAATTACGAACTCGACAGTTATCTGGACGCACTCAGCGACTTCCCATCATCATCAACTTCTTTAGACACTGAAAAAGGAAGGGCTTTCTGCATCAAAATCGACGTATTCAAAAAGAGAATGTGGTTCGCTTATGTGGACAATTCTTTGGCGTGGCATGACCTTGACGTACAGGAAGTTAAGCGACTTATCGCCCTTAACAAAAAAGGCGAAAAAGCTCCGCCGCTGGAAGATCTGAAAGTTCAGGATATCCCAACAAAATCGGTGGACCTTATCCAGGAAAGCAATATCGAAAGATTCGACCGCAGAAACCGAAATCAAGGCAAAAACCAGAATCGTAGAAAAAATCCGACTCAACAGTCGGGAGGAAACGAGCGGCCAAAACAGAAATCCCAAAGCGAGCGTCCTGCACAAAAGCCACAAGGTGAAAACAGAAAGCCACAGCAAAGAAATCAGGACAACCAGCAGGAAAGGAGAAATCCTAATGCAGAAAACCAGAACAAACCGAAAAATGCACAAAATCAGCAGCCGAAAAAAACAAAGAAAAAATTTCAGCCAAAACGTGACGACAATGCATAAGATTCTGGGAATGTTTTTCGTTATCAGCTTACTTTTCAGTTGCAGCAATGCTTCGGAAACAGTGTATATGAAAACCATTAACAACAGCTGGAACAAAAAAGAGGAACAAAAATTCGATTTTAAGATCACGGACTCCCAACATCCAAAAAACATTATATTTGTTGTAAGAAACAATAGCGATTATCCCTACAGCAACATCCGATTGATCGTGAATCTTTCGGATCTTCAAACAAAGAAAAAGACCGTTGACACGCTGAATTACATTATGGCAAAACCCAACGGGGAATGGCTGGGAAAAGGATTCGGAGACACGAAGGAGAGTTTGTTTCAGTATAAACTTAATTACAAATTCCCGAAAAACGGCGACTACTCCATCGGATTGATCCAGGCGATGCGTACCGACGATTTGAAAGGGATTGAAGATATTGGTGTAAAATTAGAAACGGCAAAACCGTAACGTCATTTATGGAAAACACTAAAAATCAGGAAAATAAACCGAAGCAGACCTTTCCGCTTCCGCCCAAGAAAGTAAAAAACCGTGGCTGGAAAAAATGGGTGAGATTTATTTGGTTGGCGCTCATCCTTGCAATCATCGGAATTGCGGGATTGTTTTTTGCGGTATCGCAAGGATTTCTTGGAACAATGCCCGATGTAAAGGAGCTTGAAAACCCGGATATTTACGTGGCATCCGAAATTTATTCTTCTGACGGAGTACTTTTAGGAAAATTCGAAAAAGAAAAAACACAGCCGGTTACCTACAAAGAACTTCCTCCCTATCTGATTTACGCGCTTCAGGCAAAAGAAGACGAGCGTTTCAAGGAGCACTCCGGAATTGATTTACAGTCCGTGGCGAGAGCCGTGGTTTTCGGTGGAAAGCGTGGTGGTGGATCAACCATTACTCAACAGCTCGCAAAACTTCTTTTCACCGGCACTGCTTCCCAAAACAAAGTACAGCGCTCCTTCCAAAAACTGAAAGAATGGGTCGTTGCGGTAAGTTTGGAAAAACGATATACCAAAGAAGAGATTATCACGCTTTATTTCAACAAGTTTGACTTTGTAAATAATGCTAACGGAATTGAAATGGCGTCTCGAATCTATTTCAACAAGAAAACCAATCAGCTCACTTTGCCGGAAGCCGCGACTTTCGTGGCAATGCTTGAAGCTCCCGTTGCAAATAACCCTCTGCGGAATCCCGACCGTGCAAAACGCAGAAGAGACGTTGTTTTGGATCAAATGCTGAAAACCGGATACCTTGATCAACAAACCTATCAGAAAGCTGTCGATACTCCGGTAACAGTAGATTTTCACCCTATCAAGACCATTGACGACGGCTATTCCGCCTACTACAAATTTTACCTGAGAAAAGAAATCGACAACTACCTGAAAGATTACGAAAAGAAAACTGGCAAGACTTTGAACCTGTTTAAAGACGGCCTAAAAATCTACGTAACCCTCGATTCAAAAATGCAGATTTACGCAGAAGAGGCGATCAAAGAACACTTAACGGATCTTCAAAAAAGATTTGATGCGGAACAACGCGGACGTAAACAAAGACCATTCTATTATTTGAATGACAAACAGATTAATGACGTGATGGTTCAGGCCATGAAGAGAACCGGAAGATACAAACAGCTGAAAAATGCAGGAGTTTCTGAGGATTCTATTATGCTCGATTTCAAAACTCCGATCAAAACTTCCCGATTCACATGGAACGGTGAGGAAGAAGTTGAAATGTCACCTTGGGATTCCATCCGTTATCACAAACAAATCGCACAAGCCGGTTTGATGTCGATGGTTCCGGGAACTGGTGAAATCAAAGCTTGGGTGGGAGGAATCAACTGGCAGCACTTCCAGTACGACCATATCAAACAAGGGAAAAGACAGGTAGGTTCTACCTTTAAGCCATTTGTTTACGCAACAGCAATCATGAAATTGGGAATGACGCCTTGTTCGACCGTTTCCAATGCGACATACAGAAAGGGAACTTGGACTGTAGAAGGTTCAGGAGGAAGCTTAACATTGCGCGACGCTTTGGCGCACTCGAAAAACCCGGTTGCAGTGAGATTGATCGAAATGACTACTCCGAAAAGCGTAATCCAAACTGCAAGAGATTTGGGAGTAACTGAAGAAATTCCAAATGAATATGCAGTGGCGCTCGGTTCGAGCGACATCACCATTTATGAAATGTTGGGTGCCTATTCCACTTTCGCCAATTACGGAAATTACGTGAAACCCGAAATGATTTGGCGTATTGAGGATGCCAACGGAAGGGTAATTAAGGAAGTAAAACCAGTAACGAAGGAGGTGATGAATGAATTGTATGCCTACACGATGATCGATCTGATGAAAGGCGTTGCAGCATTTGGAACCGCTTCAGGAGAATTAGGAAGAAGAGGGATTTCCAGCGCAGTTGAAATCGCAGGAAAAACTGGTACGACTCAGAACAATTCCGACGGTTGGTTTATGGGAATCGTGCCAAATCTCGCAACCGGAGTTTGGGTTGGCTGGGAAGACAGAGCGACCCACTTCTGGGGAACCGGTGAAGGACAGGGGGCGAAAATGGCATTGCCAATTTGGGCGATTTTTATGAAAAAAGTTTGGGCAGATAAAGAACTTGGAATTTCTGAAGAAGATAAATTCGTGAAACCCTCTAACTGGACAGGAAACTGTTCCGATTTACAGGGACTTGGTGGTTACGGTGACGAAGGCGGTTTGCAAACCATCGACGAAATCAGAAATCCGAAACCAGTCGAACCAACAGTCAATTCAGCACCAAAACCCGCTCCTAAAAAAGAGGAAAATGTGAATGAAAAAATCAATACCGGCGACGAAATTGATTTTAATAAATAACATCGATTACCGAAACTTAACAAAGTATCCTTTCAATTTCTGAAAGGATATTTTTTTTCCGAACTTTGAAAAATGAATCTCCACAAAATCACCCAACAATACCTCACCACTTTTCCAGGAGACTTTTCCGGAAATCCGATGCAGCGGCAAACTCCAAAGGTTTTGTTTGCCACAACCGAGATTGTCGGATTCCAAAATCCGGAAATAATCATCTTTAATGAAAAGCTTTCCGAGGAAATCGGTTTGGGGAAAATCGAGAGTGATGAAGATTTAAAATTCATTAATGCAGAAGCAATTCCGAAAAATATAAAAACTTACGCCACTGCTTATGCGGGACACCAGTTTGGAAATTGGGCAGGACAACTCGGTGACGGACGTGCAATTTTTGCAGGAGAAATTGAAAATACCGATGGAAAGAAAACCGAAATCCAGTGGAAAGGAGCGGGTGCAACTCCCTATTCACGACACGCCGATGGAAGAGCCGTTTTGCGTTCTTCGGTTCGCGAATACCTCATCAGTGAAGCAATCTATCATCTCGGGATTCCCACAACGAGGGCGTTGTCGCTTTCCTTAACCGGAGAATATGTGGTGCGTGACATTATGTATGATGGAAATCCCGCTTACGAAAAAGGTGCAGTAATGATGAGGACGGCAGAAAGTTTCCTTCGTTTCGGGCATTTCGAATTGTTGGCTGCGCAAAATGAAATTGACACTTTGAGACAGCTTACCGATTTTACCATCAAAAACTACTTCCCTGAAATTGATGGAGATTCTGAAGACAAATACCTTCTCTTATTTAAGGAAATTTCCAGGAGAACTGCTGATTTGATGGTGGAATGGTACCGTGTCGGTTTTGTGCACGGCGTGATGAACACCGATAATATGTCGGTTTTGGGATTGACGATCGATTATGGCCCTTTTTCTTTTGTCGATGAATATGACTTGAATTTCACTCCAAACACCACCGATTTGCCTGGAAGAAGATATGCTTTCGGAAACCAGGGAAAAATTGCGCAATGGAATCTTTGGCAATTGGCAAATGCGCTTTACCCTTTAATTAAAGACGAAAAGAAATTGGAAGAAATCCTCAACGAGTTTCCCGATTATTTCTGGAAAAAGCACGACGAAATGTGGGCGAAAAAACTGGGCTTCAGTGAAATTTTGGAGGGCGATGAAATTTTCTTTTCCGATATGCAAAAGGTTCTGGGGGATTTGAAAGCCGACCACACCTTGTTTTTCAACCGGTTGGAAGAATTGGAAAATAATGCTGATTTAAAAACTCTTTTCGGTGATATTTTTTACACAGATCCAAATGATAATCAATGGGTTTCCTTTGAGCAAATCATCAAAAAATACCTTACCCGATTGGAGAAAAACACGATTTCAAAAGCTGAATTCAGAAAATTAATGAGTGGAACCAATCCCAAATTCATCCTGAGAAACTACCTCCTTTTCGAATGTATCGAGGAGTTGAACAAAGGGAAAAAAGATCTTTTAAACAAAATTTTACTTGCCCTCGAAAATCCTTACGAAGAACTGTTTCCCGAATTTTCGCAGAAACGACCTTCGAAATATGATGGTCAAACCGGTTGTTCGATGCTTTCCTGCAGTTCTTAAAATCCTTATTTTTGCCGAAATTTATCATCTTGAATTTCAAACGAAAATCGACGGATTTCTTAAAGACCGTTTTTCCTTCCACTTTATTTGAATTAATGCTGTTCCTCGTATTCATCACTGTTTACGGGATTTTGGGAACCTATATCGCGCTGAATTACAGAATTATCTTTGACGATCGAATTCCATGGGATGCGTATTTTAGTTTCGATAACCGCGCGATCGTGATGACAGGTGGTGGTTTTGAGCGGCATCCGCTTGCAAACTATTTTTTCGACTGGATCCGTGAGTTGGCTTTGCTGATTTCAAGTGGTAAAAAAGATGAAACATTCCGCTTGGTTTTGGCGTGGTGCAGTAATTTGGCGGTAAGTTTGAGTTTAATTCAGATTTATAAATACCTGAAAAATATCGTCCAGCTTCCGAAAACGGTTTCGTTGCTGATCCTCACTTTTTTTGCTTTATTCACCACGACAATTCTTCTTTCATTTAGCCCGGAAACCTATACCTACACTTTGCTGTTTCTGGTTTTGTTTAATTATTACGCCGCCCTTAAACTCAAGAAAGAAGAGAAAATTTCGGGTGCAGCTTTGACTTTGGCGACGGTCTCCGTTGCAGGTTTGACCGTCACGAACGGCGTAAAGGTTTTCATTCCACTTCTTTTTGAGACCGGTCTCTTCAAGAGCTGGAAGAAGTTTGGGAGCGCGGTATTGCGGACAATTATTGCGGTTGGCGTTTTTGTTCTGCTGTTTCTTTACCGTCTGAATTTCAATTTTATGCGGTTCCTGTCAAAATCAGGGGAACAGTATGATAAGTTTTCGAAGCCGAAAGTGACGCCGCTTTGGGATATGGTTTACTCTTGGTTCTTCGGTGGGAATATGCTATTTCCGTCTTATGTAATCCGTGACTATCACAATAAAAAAGGGTTCCAGTACAAAGCACTTTTCATGGATGTGTACAGTTCCGCGTTTCCGTACATTTTTGTCGGAGCAGTTCTGGTATTGGTTTTCTGGAGTTATTTCAAAAATTTCAAGAATAAGTTGGTGCAGATTCTGATGATCTCGTTTTTGGTAGATATTGCGATTCACTGCATCCTGAAATTCGGGCTCCACACTTCCTATATTTACGGCGGCCATTTTATTTTCGTCGTTCCATTGATGATGGGTTGGCTTTTTTACGGCTACAGAAATTCCCCGAAAATGCTTTCATTTCTAATGGTGAGCGTTTCGGTTTTGCTGTTCTATTTGGGAATGAACAATATAATGAGATTGGAGGAATTCTTTGTTTTTCTCGAGAAATATTACCGATAAAAGATAAACGCGCCTCTTAGCGCGTTCTTACAATTATTTTTTCTGACCATCTTTCTTTGTGCCTTCTGAGGATTGGCTTAAAGCATTTCTTCCGTCCATTTCTCCCCTTTTATAGCCTGCAGAATATTCTTTTTTTACTTGCAATTCGTCGAGGTTGGTAAGCGTTTCGCCCCTTCTTTCATAACTTAAAAATTTGGTGTCCGTACTCAAATTGGTTGCACTCCAATTCAAATTTGTCGGAATGGATGTTGGTTTGGTTTTAGTCACTGAATAATATCCTTGCACATAACCTTCATCAAAACCACCCATAGTTTGGCTGAAAATAATACCAGAGATGAGAAAAGATCCTAATAGCAATACTTTTTTCATGATTCGAAGTTTAAAGTAAGATTGATACTCATTGAAAATCAGCTCGGTGTGAATCCGATATTCAAATATATTAAAATAATCTCAATAAAATGTATTGAAAAGAAAATCCCGAAAAATTTCGGGAAAATACTTATTATCTGACAAAAGCGATATCTGATATCTAATCATTCAACTTCAGCACCGCCATAAATGCAGATTGTGGAACCTCTACTCTACCGATTTGTTTCATTTTTTTCTTACCTTCTTTCTGCTTTTCGAGGAGTTTTCGTTTACGGGAAATATCACCTCCGTAACATTTTGCGGTAACGTCTTTTCTTAGCGCTTTAATGGTTTCCCTTGCAATAACCTTCGTTCCTAAAGCTGCCTGAACCGCAATGTCGAACTGCTGTCTCGGAATCAGCTCGCGAAGTTTTTCACACATCCTTTTACCAATGTAGTAAGCGTTGCTATCGTGGATTAATGACGAAAGCGCATCGACCATATCACCGTTAATGAGGATGTCCATCTTCACCAGTTTTGAGGCACGGAATCCGATTGGGTGATAATCGAAAGAGGCATAACCTTTAGAAATTGATTTCAAACGGTCGTAAAAATCAAAAACAACTTCGGATAAAGGCATATTGAAAACCAGTTCCACCCGATCTGAAGTCAGATAACTTTGGTTTACAATTTCGCCACGTTTCTCGATACACAAAGTCATCACAGGTCCCACAAAATCAGATTTGGTGATGATCGACGCTTTGATGAAAGGTTCCTCTACCCGATCCATCGTCGTGGGATCCATCATTTCGGAAGGATTGTTAATGAGAATCGGCGTTTCGGGATCTTTTTTGGAATATCCATGGTAAGAAACGTTGGGAACAGTGGTAATCACGTTCATGTCGAATTCGCGGTCGAGACGTTCCTGCACAATCTCCATGTGGAGCATTCCGAGGAATCCGCAACGGAAACCAAATCCCAATGCGGCAGAACTTTCCGGTTCGAAAACCAATGACGCGTCATTCAGACGAAGTTTCTCCAGGGAAACCCGTAGTTCCTCAAAATCCTCAGATTCAATCGGATAGATTCCCGCAAAAACCATCGGCTTCACTTCTTCAAATCCTTCAATCGGTGATTTTGCCGGATTTTCAACAGCGGTAATTGTGTCGCCCACTTTTACTTCTCTTGCGTCTTTAATTCCTGAAATTATGTAGCCAACATCGCCAGTTTTGATCTCGGATTTCGGTTGTTGTTTAAGTTTTAAAGTCCCTACTTCATCGGCTTCATAAACTTTGTCGGTCGCCATAAACTTTACTTTCTGGCCTTTCCTGATTTTTCCGTTTACCACTTTGAAATATGCTTCAATTCCACGGAACGGGTTATACACCGAGTCGAAAATCAATGCCTGAAGCGGCTCATCTTCATCACCTGCAGGAGCCGGGATTCTCTTCACGATTTCTTCCAAAAGGTGGTGAACTCCTTCACCGGTTTTTCCTGAAACGCGTAGAACGTCCTCTGGTTTGCAACCGAGCAGATTGACGATCTCGTCGGTTACTTCTTCCGGATTTGCAGAAGGTAGGTCGATTTTATTTAGGATTGGAATAATTTCCAAATCGTTTTCTAAAGCAAGGTAAAGGTTGCTGATCGTTTGTGCCTGAATGCTTTGCGCGGCGTCCACAATCAGGAGTGCGCCTTCGCAAGCGGCGATGGAGCGGGAAACTTCGTAGGAAAAGTCCACGTGTCCCGGTGTGTCGATCAGGTTCAGGATATATTTTTCGCCGTTCAGTTCGTAATCCATCTGAATGGCGTGGGATTTTATGGTGATTCCGCGTTCCTTTTCCAGATCCATATCGTCCAGAGTTTGAGACTGCAACTCTCTCTGTGTCACGGTATTGGTGTATTCCAAGAGCCGATCCGCCAGAGTTGATTTACCGTGGTCGATATGTGCGATGATGCAGAAGTTTCGTATGTTTTTCATTCAGTTTTTTGATAGTTTGCAAATTTAAACTTTTTTGATGGATTTTTAGGAAATACGAGAAGGTGCTTTTAGTCGCAAATTTTGATAAGAACAACTGTTGCCGCGATAGGGATTGAAGTGGAAATCCTTTTTTTCGGTGGTGGAATGTGCGATGGCGGAAAAAAGATTGGAACAAAAAGCCCGACCCGAGCGGAGGAAACCTTATAGGTTGGTCAAACCTATAAGGTTTTGCGGTGGAGAGGGGATCGCCCAAAAAAAGAACGACCTCCACAAAAAGTTCTGTAGAGGTCGCTCAAACATTAAAAAAATAAACTATTATGGTCGCCTGCTCTGCGAACGTCGAGGTCCGTCTTCTTTTCTGTCTAAAATTTTGTTGCGCATCTTTCCTTCGGTTTGGTACATCTGCAGTACTTGCTGCGGTTTGATGACTTTCAGGAATTTCTGTGCGTATGCTTTTCTGTTGTCGAGGAGTTGCTGGCCGACTTCGAAACTTTGGTTCAGTTGTCGTTTTGCCTCCTCGTCGCTCATATTTTCGTAGTCCTCGCTTGGCGTGAATTTATTTTTTATCTCGTTTTGCTTCTCCTGATACTCCTCGTACAGCGACTTGAATTCCGGCTGACTCGTCTGCGGAACATCAAGCTCCGAAACGACCATATTTTGGCGGAACTGTTTCAGCAGCGACATTCTTTCCTGCGGACTCATTTTCTGGATGATTTCTTTTCTTTGATCGGGCTTCATTGTTTTCCAGTCGTATTTCTGTTCCTGTGCGAAAGTGTTTTGGGCTGCAAAAACCGCGATCAGAATTACTGCAATCTTTTTCATACTCTGTTATCTTAGTTGTACAAATCCAGGTAAATGTCCTGCTCTACGTTCTTTCCTAAATCCGCGAGTTCGGCGGAGGTGAAGTTGGCCAGAATCTGATCCACTTGGTTTTCAGGGTTTGTTTTCTGAACGGTGGTGATATTCTGTGTTGCAGGTTTTTCAACTGTCCTCGCTGCAAAGGTTATCGGTTTTGTTACTTTTTGATTGACCGGAGTTACAGAAGTTAAATCTTCTTCCAAAGTTTTCAAAGCAACTGCTTCTTCTGATGGCTTATCTTCTGTTAAAGTGGTTGTTACAAGGTCGATGTTGTTGCTCACGATTGCACTGTCTGCAATGAAAGTGTTTTTGTTAGTCTTGTTCTGATTCACAAAAAATGTAATCCCGAAAAACATCGTGATCGCCGCAGCAGCCGCATAAACCCAGTTCATCTTCACAACCCGCCCTTCTTTTTTAGCTTCTATATGCGGAATTGGCTGCACTTCCTGCAGGACTTTCTGCTGCATCTTTTCAAAAAATCCATCTGGAGTTTTGTAGATGTTTTTGCGCTCTAATTTTTCTATATCTAAATTCTTCATCTTAGCTTAATTATTTTGAGAAGTCCTATTGATTATAATTCTGTTTAATATAGTCCTCCACTTTTTGTTTGGCGTAATGGTAATTCGTTTTTAAGGTTCCGACCGACATATCCAAAATTTTGGAAATTTCTTCATACGGCAAGTCTTCGTAATACCTCATCGTAAAAACCAGTTTCTGTTTTTCAGGCAATGTGTGAATCGCTTTCTGCAGCAAGGTTTGGATCTCGTCCGCATCGGATTCCACATTTTCCGCGACCAGATTCTGGAGGTGGTACTCCGCATCTTCCTCGGTTTTCTGCATTCGCTTCAGTTTGTTGAGCTGT from Chryseobacterium suipulveris includes:
- a CDS encoding penicillin-binding protein 1A: MENTKNQENKPKQTFPLPPKKVKNRGWKKWVRFIWLALILAIIGIAGLFFAVSQGFLGTMPDVKELENPDIYVASEIYSSDGVLLGKFEKEKTQPVTYKELPPYLIYALQAKEDERFKEHSGIDLQSVARAVVFGGKRGGGSTITQQLAKLLFTGTASQNKVQRSFQKLKEWVVAVSLEKRYTKEEIITLYFNKFDFVNNANGIEMASRIYFNKKTNQLTLPEAATFVAMLEAPVANNPLRNPDRAKRRRDVVLDQMLKTGYLDQQTYQKAVDTPVTVDFHPIKTIDDGYSAYYKFYLRKEIDNYLKDYEKKTGKTLNLFKDGLKIYVTLDSKMQIYAEEAIKEHLTDLQKRFDAEQRGRKQRPFYYLNDKQINDVMVQAMKRTGRYKQLKNAGVSEDSIMLDFKTPIKTSRFTWNGEEEVEMSPWDSIRYHKQIAQAGLMSMVPGTGEIKAWVGGINWQHFQYDHIKQGKRQVGSTFKPFVYATAIMKLGMTPCSTVSNATYRKGTWTVEGSGGSLTLRDALAHSKNPVAVRLIEMTTPKSVIQTARDLGVTEEIPNEYAVALGSSDITIYEMLGAYSTFANYGNYVKPEMIWRIEDANGRVIKEVKPVTKEVMNELYAYTMIDLMKGVAAFGTASGELGRRGISSAVEIAGKTGTTQNNSDGWFMGIVPNLATGVWVGWEDRATHFWGTGEGQGAKMALPIWAIFMKKVWADKELGISEEDKFVKPSNWTGNCSDLQGLGGYGDEGGLQTIDEIRNPKPVEPTVNSAPKPAPKKEENVNEKINTGDEIDFNK
- a CDS encoding protein adenylyltransferase SelO, whose amino-acid sequence is MNLHKITQQYLTTFPGDFSGNPMQRQTPKVLFATTEIVGFQNPEIIIFNEKLSEEIGLGKIESDEDLKFINAEAIPKNIKTYATAYAGHQFGNWAGQLGDGRAIFAGEIENTDGKKTEIQWKGAGATPYSRHADGRAVLRSSVREYLISEAIYHLGIPTTRALSLSLTGEYVVRDIMYDGNPAYEKGAVMMRTAESFLRFGHFELLAAQNEIDTLRQLTDFTIKNYFPEIDGDSEDKYLLLFKEISRRTADLMVEWYRVGFVHGVMNTDNMSVLGLTIDYGPFSFVDEYDLNFTPNTTDLPGRRYAFGNQGKIAQWNLWQLANALYPLIKDEKKLEEILNEFPDYFWKKHDEMWAKKLGFSEILEGDEIFFSDMQKVLGDLKADHTLFFNRLEELENNADLKTLFGDIFYTDPNDNQWVSFEQIIKKYLTRLEKNTISKAEFRKLMSGTNPKFILRNYLLFECIEELNKGKKDLLNKILLALENPYEELFPEFSQKRPSKYDGQTGCSMLSCSS
- a CDS encoding DUF6080 domain-containing protein; this encodes MLFLVFITVYGILGTYIALNYRIIFDDRIPWDAYFSFDNRAIVMTGGGFERHPLANYFFDWIRELALLISSGKKDETFRLVLAWCSNLAVSLSLIQIYKYLKNIVQLPKTVSLLILTFFALFTTTILLSFSPETYTYTLLFLVLFNYYAALKLKKEEKISGAALTLATVSVAGLTVTNGVKVFIPLLFETGLFKSWKKFGSAVLRTIIAVGVFVLLFLYRLNFNFMRFLSKSGEQYDKFSKPKVTPLWDMVYSWFFGGNMLFPSYVIRDYHNKKGFQYKALFMDVYSSAFPYIFVGAVLVLVFWSYFKNFKNKLVQILMISFLVDIAIHCILKFGLHTSYIYGGHFIFVVPLMMGWLFYGYRNSPKMLSFLMVSVSVLLFYLGMNNIMRLEEFFVFLEKYYR